The sequence below is a genomic window from Glycine max cultivar Williams 82 chromosome 20, Glycine_max_v4.0, whole genome shotgun sequence.
gatgattatttttttaagaaacatataTGAAATTTTAGTACATAGATATTGTTTTCAACCCATATATagtgtgttattttatttagtatCGATCGAAAAGTAAATTATTGTAACAGTTTCATAGATAATCACTCTGCACACTACACATTGCCATAACAGCTGGAACCTATTCTTCTTCCTAGATTTCTCACCTTTGGACCTGGAATCACTCTACATACTACACATTGGCATAACGGAGTGTCTCAGTGAGAGAAAAACGTGGAAAAAATCTCTAGACCCAAAacagaaacaaagaaagaaaaaaaaagaagaatagcaATCCAAGtagcttttaattttctttgtcACTTTGAAGGAACATTTTGATGTCAATTAAGTGCCACACATGGCTAGCATGAAGCTGGGATCCAAATCTGAAATGTTTTACCTCTATGGCCAAAGTTGGTCAGTTGTTTTTCACTGCTTTCTTATTGTTCAATTATATCTTTATGATCTAATCAGTAATCTTGGTCCTTTCACGTTGTGTCACTGTTATAACATGTTCTCTTCATCCTTTACAAGCTTTGAAATATTAGTTAACGTTAATCGGAGACATGTTTCTCTCTTGTCTATTTGGTGGCTGATGAATGCATGCATGGTAGTGAATGTGTTTTCACTGTTACAAAGTAGATCGGTTGTATAACCAACAAGATAAAACTCTTTTCAAGTTAGATCCTGCCCTTAAATACGTAACAGTAAGTAATTGTTTGTTGTTATTGAAACGAAGTGGTGTCACACGATCAATATTTTGAAATGGTTTTATGTTGGAAGCTGGGATTGTTAGGTAATTTCCATGTGATTTAGAATCAGGAGGTATTTGTTTGTCATTACTTTTAAcaatggattttttattttttatttattaatggaAGGGACATAAGCCTAATGAAAAGAAGAGATCACGTtggaaaattaaacataaataaagggtattattgtttttaacgACATATTTCTCTTATTCAGAATGATACATTAATCCAATACACATTGCAAATTATCTACACTTTAAGATGGATGACAATGAGTTATAATGTGAATTGGAGAGTTTTCTTAGTATTGGTTATATGGTTAGCATCAACTAGTTCCTTGGTCTAGTGATTGATAAATTTGAAGCCGAATTCTGAACCCAGTTGCATCAACAGTATCTATCTATTCTATACATAATTCactatctttttttatcagtgATATCTTGTGATGGTTTATTATTAACCTATTTGGCTGTCAAATGCTCATCTCTAGGTTGTGCTCAACTGGACTTCCAAGTGATGTCATTATTGAAATTGGTGACACATCTTTCCATCTCCACAAGGTGTGCTTTCGTAGTTTCTGTTATTGCTGTCTAATAATAACATCTCTAGATACCATGCTTTTTTAAGATACCATTTAATGCATAACAAATCAAAAGGAGTAGCTCTGTGTTATGCTTCGTCCTCCATATATTTGCTTGTTATCATTACCTGCCACATTGCATGATTTAACCCCTTTCTTGCTGTGTTACCAGTTTCCACTGATATCAAGAAGCAAAGTGCTAGAAAGTATGATGAAAGAAACATCAAGTGAACATGAGAAGTCTGTTTTGGAACTTCATGACCTACCAGGAGGAGCCAAGGCCTTTTTTCTTGTTGCTAAGTTCTGTTATGGTATTAAAATGGAGTTGACTGCGTCAAATGTAGTTGGTCTCAGATGTGCAGCTGAGCACCTGCAAATGACTGAGAACTATGGAGAAGGGAACCTGATCATGCAAACAGAACATTTCCTTAATCATGTGTTTAGTTACTGGACAGACACTCTTAAGGCTCTTAAAACATGTGAAGAGGTTTTGCCTTTTGCTGAAGAGCTTCACATCACTTCACGAAGCATACATTCTTTGGTGTTGAAAGTTGCAGATCAAAGTTTGGTTAGTTTTCCTGTCTCCTCATCTCAAAGTGTTTCTCAGAGTTCAGAGGATGCAGAAGTGTGGAATGGAATAAGCCTAACACCAAAGACCTCAGGTGAAGATTGGTGGTTTGAGGATGTTTCTTCTCTCAGTTTGCCATTGTATAAAAGGTTCGTGCAAGGTGCTAGTGCAAGACAAATGAAGCCTAAGAGAATTGCTGAATCCCTTGTTTACTATGCAAAAAAGCATATCCCCTTATTGGGAAGTCAAGCAACTTCTCAGAATGGAAACTCGTCTTCTTTAAAGTCAACTATTTCCACCCCTTCTGAAGCAGATCAAAGGAATCTTATTGAGGAAATAGTGGAGTTGCTGCCAAATGAAAAGGGCATAGCACCAACCAAGTTTTTGCTGGGGTGTCTGAGGGCAGCAATGGCCTTATATGCTAGTTCATCTTGCTGTGCAAACTTGGAGAAAAGAATTGGTGCTCAATTAGATGAAGCA
It includes:
- the LOC100818772 gene encoding BTB/POZ domain-containing protein At5g03250, with the translated sequence MASMKLGSKSEMFYLYGQSWLCSTGLPSDVIIEIGDTSFHLHKFPLISRSKVLESMMKETSSEHEKSVLELHDLPGGAKAFFLVAKFCYGIKMELTASNVVGLRCAAEHLQMTENYGEGNLIMQTEHFLNHVFSYWTDTLKALKTCEEVLPFAEELHITSRSIHSLVLKVADQSLVSFPVSSSQSVSQSSEDAEVWNGISLTPKTSGEDWWFEDVSSLSLPLYKRFVQGASARQMKPKRIAESLVYYAKKHIPLLGSQATSQNGNSSSLKSTISTPSEADQRNLIEEIVELLPNEKGIAPTKFLLGCLRAAMALYASSSCCANLEKRIGAQLDEADLEDLLIPNIGYSMETLHDIDCVHRMLDHFMIVEHDVIDSTSNDIEEEGRIIGGSQPQSPMAKVANLIDSYLAEVAPDVNVKLPKFQSLAAVIPDYARTLDDGVYRAIDIYLKSHQWLTDSEKEQICRLMNCQKLSLEASTHAAQNERLPLRVVVQVLFFEQLKLRTSVAGWFFASDSVENSQNLSANLALIRNDGNTPPNPVLAFDNMKERVAELEKECLSMKQDLEKMIKSKGSWNMLLKKLGCKLVPKPSNLKVSKPCRKSKISPASTTPMEEKAMEVN